AAAACAGCTTTTATTCCGTTTTTTCTTGCTCTTTCGAGCGCGAAGGCATCTTTTTTATCAGAGATTACAACAACAACTTCGGCTTCTATTTCTCCTTTTTCAGAGGCATCAATAATTGATTGTAAATTGGTGCCGCCGCCTGAAGCCAGAACCCCTACCCTTAATTTTGCCATTAAGACAATATCCTTCTTTTCATTTTGATTATAGAACACTTCGGATTCAACCGGAAATCTTATAAAATTTCACCTTACAAACCTTATAAACTTTATAAACCTTAAGAACCTGCGATAGCGTCCTGTTTTTCCGCAGAAATCTCAAGAAACTTACCCATCGCTCTGAATTTTTTATATCTAAATTCCACCAGTTCATCTTTATTCAGCTTCATTAACTCTTTTAAGGACTTTCTGATAACATCTTTTATATTTTTAGACATTAGATCGTGATCCCTATGCGCGCCGCCCGCAGGTTCTTTTATAATTTCATCAATAACACCTTGTTCAAGCAGATCCTGGGCAGTCATCTTTAAAACCACGGAGGCATCAGCCGACCTTGAAGAATCTTTCCAGAGAATGGCGGCACAACCTTCAGGAGAAATCACCGAATAAACGGCATTTTCCAGCATAAATATTTTATCGCCTATGGCTATACCTAATGCTCCTCCGCTCCCGCCTTCACCATGTACTATAACTATAATAGGAGTTCTGGCTCCGCTTAATTCTTTTAGATTTCTGGCAATTGCTTCCGCCTGACCTCTTTCTTCCGCACCGATACCGGGGAAAGCTCCCGGGGTATCTACAAAAGTAATTACAGGCCGGTTAAAACGTTCCGCCATCTGAATAATCCTTAAAGCTTTTCTGTAGCCTTCAGGATTTGCCATACCAAAGTTTCGATATATATGATCTTT
This genomic interval from Candidatus Firestonebacteria bacterium RIFOXYD2_FULL_39_29 contains the following:
- a CDS encoding acetyl-CoA carboxylase carboxyltransferase subunit alpha produces the protein MDFEKSIIELEKKIDELKKFTESKEIDFSEEIKKLEDKAEHMKKEVYEKLSPWQRMQVAKNLKRPRTLDYIQKVFDDFIPLHGDRLFRDDPAVVGGLAFFEGTPVMVVGLQKGKETKDHIYRNFGMANPEGYRKALRIIQMAERFNRPVITFVDTPGAFPGIGAEERGQAEAIARNLKELSGARTPIIVIVHGEGGSGGALGIAIGDKIFMLENAVYSVISPEGCAAILWKDSSRSADASVVLKMTAQDLLEQGVIDEIIKEPAGGAHRDHDLMSKNIKDVIRKSLKELMKLNKDELVEFRYKKFRAMGKFLEISAEKQDAIAGS